From the genome of Candidatus Hydrogenedentota bacterium:
TGAACTTTCGCGTAAACAACGGGCAATTGGCCGGGCGCGACGATTTCCATCAGCGGCGTCTGATGGCACATGCCCACGCAACTGACGGGTTTGATGCGCACTTTGAGTCCGAACCGTGCACAAGTGTCGTCGAGCGCCTCGCGGATTTGCGCGCTTCCGCCCGCCACGCAGCACGAGCCAAGACCAATGCGAATCTCAGCTTCGTCCGCCACGGTCGTTTCGCTTTGTGGAACAACATGCACAGGCGCGCGCGCGGCCTGTGCGAGAAACTCGTCCAACATGCGCGGCACGCTGTCCGGTGCAACATGGCCATAGGTAATCCCGTCAATCTGCACGGCGGGCGCAAGCGTGCAACAGCCGAGGCACCGGACCTTCTGAAGCGTGAACACGCGATCGGCGTCGGTGTCCTCGCCCGCGGCAAGGCCGAGTTCTTCGGCTATTGCGTCGAACACGTCCGGCGCGCCTTTCAGATGGCATGCGGTGCCGTCGCAAACGGAAATGGTGTGTTGGCCGGCGGGGCGCGTGCGAAACTGCGGAAAGAACGTCGCCACGCTGTCCATGTCCGCGCAGGTTATTTCCGAAATCTCGCAAATGTGCTGCAAGACTTCCCGCGGCAAGTATCGAAACCGGCGTTGAACCGCCTGCAATATCGGAATCAGCGCATCGGCTCCCGTGCCGCATTCGGCCACGATCCGGTCCGCTTCCGCGATGGCGAGAGAAATCTCCATGCTCAGTCTTCCGCGACGCAGACCAACTGCTTGCCCGTGCGGAAATAAATCCGCCGGTCCATGAAGGCCGGCGTCGCCAGCGTATCTTCGCCCAGTTTCGGGGAACCAATCATTTCATACGTTTCGCCTGTCTTGAAAATGATCGTGGTCCCCTTCATGTCGAGCGCGTAGATGCGATCCCCAACAAGAATCGGCGACGCATAGAATCCCTCGTCGAATTCCTGCAACCACTGCTCTTTCCCCGTGGCCGCATCGAGGCAGACGATTTCGGCGCGGGACGTGGCGAGATAGAAATGACGGTCCGTGCAGACGGGACTCGCCACGTCCGGCAACGATTCGTCCCACTGCCAAGCGATTTCGGGTTTTGGCGGATCGCCAGGCACAAACCGTATCGCCGTGGCCGTGGCCATGTCGTTGGCCACAAAGAACATGCCCCCGCCATAGGCGGGACTGGGCGCCACTTCCCCGTCCAGACAGGGCACGTTCCAGAGCCGTGTTCCGGACAACGGATCGTATGCGTCCACGTCTTTCGCGGAATTCACGACAAGTTGCAAGCCGGACGGTGTCGGAACGCATGCCGGCGACGACCACGAGAGCGCGGTCCGGTTCACGGACCATTTTTCGTGTCCGTCCAAGACATCGAAGGCATACAATTTCCCGCCCTTTTTCTGATCGTATTGCACAAAGAGTAGGTTTTCGCACGCCAGTAACGACGATGAATAGCCGTAATGGTTGTCCGGCAGGCCGAGGCTCTTCCCCCATTGTTTCTTGCCGTCGAAATCGAGGCATACGAGGTCGCCGTTCGCGAAAATTGCAAAGACACGGTTGCCATGGGCGGCCATCGTGGGCGCCGCGAATCCGGTTTCCTCGCCGACCTTGGGCGGCTTGTCCGGGGCGCCGGGCATTCGCTCGACGACATGTTTCCAAAGCATCTGGCCGCCATCGGCATCGAAACAATACACCTCGCGCATATTCGCGTCGGCTCCGCTCAGAAAAACGCGGTTGTCCCACACCACAGGTGAATTGGCGCCCGGCAACGGAATGTCCGTTTTCCACTTGATGTTCTTTCCCGAAGCCAAATCCCAGTCCACGGGAGCGGTCGTGTGGAAGGCGACGCCATAGCCGCCCGGTCCGCGAAACGACGGCCAATTCCGTTGAATCGTCTCCCAAGGGATTGGGGGCCGGGTTTCCGCCGGTTGTACGGGAATCGGTTCACGAGACGCGGCCGCCGGGCTTGTGTCAACCGGGGGAATGTCGAGGCGTGTGAAATAGGCCGAAACGAGCGCGACAAGCGCCACGGCAAGGCCGATGAAGGCGAGCAGTTCACGGGCGTGGGCGCGGGATGTCCAATAGGAGGCGGACGGTGCTCCGGGATCGGGAACCGGCAGTTTCGGCCCAAACCGCGCCGCAAGACGAATCGCCACGAGCAAGACAACCACGCCGCCCGTCAACAGGTAGCCGCCCGTCTTCAGATGGGTCTGGCTCGTGAAATAGGCCTTGCGCGCCAACAGGTCCATTGCCCGGATTTCCTGCAACAACTTCTCGTCGGCCTCGGGCGCCGCCGCCCATTGCGCGCGCAACTTCAGCATTTCCGGGTTGTCCAGCGGGTTGAACGCCTGGATTTGGACGAAATTGGCAATCAGCAGCGTCGCGACGACAAGACAGAAGACGCCCGACACGATCACGACCGCGACGGAAGCGTGGCGTCCGATTTCATTGGCCGTGAACCGGCGTTTCCTTGGCTTAGTTCGCGGCATCTTTTTTCTCCACGGGGCAATAGGCAAAACATCTCGCGCAACTCACACAGGCCGCCCGATCCGGTTCGTAGTCGTTTGTCGTGCGAATCACGGAAAGCCGGATTAGACGTCCGCAAAGGGCCAGTCCCATGAAGCCCCCGAACAGCGCCGAGCCGGCCTTGAATCGCTGCCGGACGGTTTCCGCGTGGGCATACAATTCGGCGGGCGATTCCCGGCCCGACCGAAACGCCTCGGTGTCTATGGGCGAGTCGTCGGCCTCGCCACGTTCAACGGCCGCCACGCGCTCCGCCAGCCAGACCGTCGGATGGATGCGCGCCATGAAACGGTGCGACGCGAACCCCACGTAGGCCGCGAACGCGACGACGACCGGCGCGATCAAAAACAAGCGCGCAAGCCGTTGCGCCCCGACCCGGCGGTTTTCAGGACGATCCTCCGGCGTGGGCATCCGGATCGCGTTGTACGGACACGAATCCTCGCACAGGCGGCACTGGATGCACTCGGCGGGAGTAATCGAAGCGTGCCAGCGCGAGTAGAGCGACGCCCAACGAAGCAGCACGCCGTATGGACACAGGAACCGGCAGTAGGGTCGCGCGATGAACACGCCCGCCAGTAGCAGAAGGCCGCCCGCCAGCAGCATGTTGAAGCTGCCGCCTTGCCGGTAGAATCCAATAAACGGATCGAACCGGCAAATGAGAAATCCCGCACCGGTCGCGACGCCCAGCACGGCGAGTCCGAGATAGGCGTACGCGAACATGCCGAGCGCCATCTCGACCGCCATCGGAATCTGGACCGGTTTCACCGCGCAGATCTCTTGAATCGCCCCCAAGGGACACACCGCAGCGCAGAAAACGCGTCCGAAATAAATCGCAAAAATCAGTGGAAGTAAAAAAAACAACGAAACAAGAAGCGGCACGGGAACATGGCCGCCCATAAAGGCATTCAAGACATTTTGAATCGATCCAACCGGACAGACGCAGCCTTGCCGGTAAAACCCGAAATAGACCACCGAAAAAACGGCCATCATCAACACGCCGCGCCTTGAGCGCCTCTTGATCGCCATCCATGCCGTCAATGCCATGCCGCCCGCGAGCAATGCCATATCCACAACGGGCGATGTCAGTCGGCCCTTAGGCGCAAAGGTGTCGGGCCGTTGATAACCGGAACTGAACTCCGGCATCGGGAAGCGGTATTGGGCCGGAGCGGCGCTTGCAAAGAGGAGCGCGCACACGGCCAAAACGAAGGCGGAAGGCCGAAGACGGAAGGCCGAAATGAATCGGAACGATCTGGCCCTTTCATCCTTCATCCGTCATCCTTCGTTCTTGGATTGGCGATGTTTCAGCAGATAGCCGTCGTGCACAGTGACACGGCGAAACGCATCCGAGGGACAATTGCGCGCGATCGCGCATTCGTTGCAGTTGACGCACAAGTCGCGCTTTACCTGAAGGTACAGCGAGCCGTTGCCGAATTGTCCGCAACCCTTCACGCACTTGCCGCAGCCGATGCACAAGTCCTCGTCGATCGTGTATTGATAGAACGGCGGCTCGATATACGTGCGGCGCAGCGCGCCCACCGGACACAATTCGTTCTCCGCGCCGCTGTCGCGCGCCTTGGCGCCGGGCAACAAGTAACCGCTGCACAAGTCGCAGTAACCGCAAATCTCGAACGAATGGACGCACTTCACGGCGGAGGGGTTCAACACGCAGGTTGTGGCGCAGCGTCCGCACTGCTGGCACTTCGCCGGATCGATCTGCCACACGGTACGTTCCGCACCCGATTGCGCGGCAACCCACGCGCCGCCGCCGGCCGCAAACACCGCAGCCGCGCGGATGAAATCCCGCCGGCCTATTCCGTTTTCTCTTTTCACCATATTTTCCTCTCGGAACGCTATTGTATAGTCCGCGAACCGATGGTGTCCACGACAAAACGGTCCTCGCAATCGCAATCGAAGATCGCGGATCCATGTTCTCGAACCCAACAACCGAGACCTGATGGCGGACAGTCGTCGGAAAACCGTTTGATCTTGTTTGCTCGCGGGGATTGCGAGCCCGATTGCGAGCCCGATTACGAATACGATTACGAGCCCGATCGAGCACGATTACGAGCACGAGCACGACGAAACGCACATACGGCTAAAACAGGTTTTTGGGCATCTGGCGCCCTTGGATGCGTTCGCACTGTCCACTGCGTCCATCGCGACCTCTTGGAAATGCACTTACATGCTATACTCATCGCGGTTGTAGCGGAAGGGAGTCGGCAATGCCGTATTTCGACGATTTGCGTGGATTGTTGGACGAGGCGCTGTTGTGGGCGGACCTGCGGCATGAACAAGGCGGAGACGTGCAAGGGATCGTCAAGGTTCTGCGCGAGAACATCACGCGCGCGCAAAAGGAATTGGGGAAAACCGCGCCGGGCACAGCGACGCGGCAACAGGAACCGAACACGCTCGACATGATTCGCGCATTGCGTCCGGAAGGACCGCGGCGTCTCTGGAAACAGTTCAAGACGGCGGGACTCAATGACCGCCTCAAGGGTGCATGGCTGGGCCGGGCAATCGGTTGCACGCTGGGCGCGCCGGTCGAGAACTGGCCTATCGCCGAAATGGAACAACTCGCCAAGCGAACAGACGCCCCATTTCCACCGGAGGATTACTGGCGGGCGCATCCCAAGCCCGATGAATTGCGTTATGAAAAGAGCCGTATGGCCGAGTATCTCAAAGGCGGCATGACGTGCGTTCCCGTTGACGACGACGTGACCTATACGTTGCTGGGTCTGCTGATTCTCGAAGAATATGGCCCGGATTTCACGACGGACGACGTCGGACAAGCCTGGATCAAGTATCTGCCCATGGCATGCACGGCCGAAGACGTTGCGCTGCGCAATCTCAAGAAGGGTATCCCGGCGTCGAAGGCCGGCGCGAAGGACAACCCGTTCCAGGAATGGATTGGCGCGGACATCCGGAGCGATCCATGGGGTTACGCCGCGCCGGGATGGCCGGAAAAAGCCGCCGAGTTCGCCTGGCGCGATGCGTACCTTTCGCACCGACACAACGGCATCTATGGCGCGATGTTCTTTTCGGCGGCAATCGCCGCGGCATTCGCCGTGGACACGCCCGGCGACGCCATCGCCGTTGGCCTGACGGAAATTCCGAAATACTGCCGTCTTGCCCGCGATATCCGGTGGGCGCTCGACACCGCGCCATTGCTCAAGGATTGGCGCGACGCGCGCGCGGCCGTTGATCAACGCTTCCGCGGCATGCACGCTGTCCACACGAACAACAACGCGTGCCTGACGATTTTCGGACTCCTGCTGGGCGGGATGGACTTCACGAAAACCGTTGGCATGACGGTCGCAATGGGTCTTGACAACGACTGCACCGCCGCGACCGCCGGTTCGATTCTCGGCGCACTCATCGGCGCCAAAAACGTTCCGGCGCATTGGTGGAAACCGTTTCGCAACCGCACGCGCACCTACATGAATGGCCGGGAATGGTTCCGGAACAGCGATATCGTGCGGCGGTTCATGGCCGTGGCAAAACAGGTGTGGACCTCATGAACGACGCGGTACGAGAATGG
Proteins encoded in this window:
- a CDS encoding PQQ-binding-like beta-propeller repeat protein, with protein sequence MPRTKPRKRRFTANEIGRHASVAVVIVSGVFCLVVATLLIANFVQIQAFNPLDNPEMLKLRAQWAAAPEADEKLLQEIRAMDLLARKAYFTSQTHLKTGGYLLTGGVVVLLVAIRLAARFGPKLPVPDPGAPSASYWTSRAHARELLAFIGLAVALVALVSAYFTRLDIPPVDTSPAAASREPIPVQPAETRPPIPWETIQRNWPSFRGPGGYGVAFHTTAPVDWDLASGKNIKWKTDIPLPGANSPVVWDNRVFLSGADANMREVYCFDADGGQMLWKHVVERMPGAPDKPPKVGEETGFAAPTMAAHGNRVFAIFANGDLVCLDFDGKKQWGKSLGLPDNHYGYSSSLLACENLLFVQYDQKKGGKLYAFDVLDGHEKWSVNRTALSWSSPACVPTPSGLQLVVNSAKDVDAYDPLSGTRLWNVPCLDGEVAPSPAYGGGMFFVANDMATATAIRFVPGDPPKPEIAWQWDESLPDVASPVCTDRHFYLATSRAEIVCLDAATGKEQWLQEFDEGFYASPILVGDRIYALDMKGTTIIFKTGETYEMIGSPKLGEDTLATPAFMDRRIYFRTGKQLVCVAED
- a CDS encoding 4Fe-4S binding protein, with protein sequence MKDERARSFRFISAFRLRPSAFVLAVCALLFASAAPAQYRFPMPEFSSGYQRPDTFAPKGRLTSPVVDMALLAGGMALTAWMAIKRRSRRGVLMMAVFSVVYFGFYRQGCVCPVGSIQNVLNAFMGGHVPVPLLVSLFFLLPLIFAIYFGRVFCAAVCPLGAIQEICAVKPVQIPMAVEMALGMFAYAYLGLAVLGVATGAGFLICRFDPFIGFYRQGGSFNMLLAGGLLLLAGVFIARPYCRFLCPYGVLLRWASLYSRWHASITPAECIQCRLCEDSCPYNAIRMPTPEDRPENRRVGAQRLARLFLIAPVVVAFAAYVGFASHRFMARIHPTVWLAERVAAVERGEADDSPIDTEAFRSGRESPAELYAHAETVRQRFKAGSALFGGFMGLALCGRLIRLSVIRTTNDYEPDRAACVSCARCFAYCPVEKKDAAN
- a CDS encoding 4Fe-4S binding protein, which translates into the protein MVKRENGIGRRDFIRAAAVFAAGGGAWVAAQSGAERTVWQIDPAKCQQCGRCATTCVLNPSAVKCVHSFEICGYCDLCSGYLLPGAKARDSGAENELCPVGALRRTYIEPPFYQYTIDEDLCIGCGKCVKGCGQFGNGSLYLQVKRDLCVNCNECAIARNCPSDAFRRVTVHDGYLLKHRQSKNEG
- a CDS encoding ADP-ribosylglycohydrolase family protein; the protein is MPYFDDLRGLLDEALLWADLRHEQGGDVQGIVKVLRENITRAQKELGKTAPGTATRQQEPNTLDMIRALRPEGPRRLWKQFKTAGLNDRLKGAWLGRAIGCTLGAPVENWPIAEMEQLAKRTDAPFPPEDYWRAHPKPDELRYEKSRMAEYLKGGMTCVPVDDDVTYTLLGLLILEEYGPDFTTDDVGQAWIKYLPMACTAEDVALRNLKKGIPASKAGAKDNPFQEWIGADIRSDPWGYAAPGWPEKAAEFAWRDAYLSHRHNGIYGAMFFSAAIAAAFAVDTPGDAIAVGLTEIPKYCRLARDIRWALDTAPLLKDWRDARAAVDQRFRGMHAVHTNNNACLTIFGLLLGGMDFTKTVGMTVAMGLDNDCTAATAGSILGALIGAKNVPAHWWKPFRNRTRTYMNGREWFRNSDIVRRFMAVAKQVWTS